Part of the Caretta caretta isolate rCarCar2 chromosome 7, rCarCar1.hap1, whole genome shotgun sequence genome is shown below.
cacaccccctgggcgcctcaaagaggcaatacttcccctctcgcaagcacagagtcttggtgtagcagagaatctttaataacatgaggtaaacgacatcagcgttaaattggggaaacaccacaactagtgttcattaaccaaaccatgagcaaagacccaccccagaaaattgggccacGTCCTTTCCTTCgaattcttgagtcccagaacgtctcttgagtccagcaatccacaagtcacccaaagttcaaaaagtccagccccagagttcaaaagttcatctgcagagtgttgctccccagtctggctaaaatgtgcctgtgtggggggaaagaggtaaggggcaccttacgtgtcctgaagctgactgccccacagggctccgctccaccacgacgggctccgctctgcacagcttgcCATCTCACAAACACTTCTCTCCGCCATCTCATGAACACACCACTGTCTCACGATCGGCTCCACCCTGCACAGCTCACCTCGCCATCTCACGAACACTCCAccagcctatccacaaacagcaccactgcactctagttcttccagctccccactacttgacacagtgctcagtgattccagctcatAGTAgggggagccttagtgctggtgcaccataaggccaaagtgaattcagcacagtacctgtagcaagactcttaatagacccaaaattagctctgacattccacagtggagggaGACAGAGGTACAATTGGTGTTTCAgaccctcacaaaggggcccacaccaccaagtaCCTGTCttaagcctctctcaattcacagagttttggaacccatgtcccttgcctagcgagtgctacttagttgatggtgagtccctccatcataacaaaaggccaagtacagttccaagcacagtttcCATAATacgggtaataacaatttattcttcccaccccagtaacagagacactggggatcccacaacagccaaagtgaccatttgggcagttatggcctcattctaggtggggtgggtgtgcctatgcaaatgagatcagcctctgaagttcttttccacaacttgcaccacctcaccaccagatgtcagggtggagctcatcctgactctgcttacatagacatggccttaagAGTCTCTGTCCCTTCAGATTTCAAACAGCCAAAAAGATGGAAAACTTTCCTGTGACttggttttattttcttcattcagcttccaagtccACAGGACAAGCTTCCTTGCAGGTAGCATCTCCAAGGTGTGGATAGGACCGTTAACTAATCCTTTGGATTGAGATGTTTCTTGATGGCCCACCTGATTTTGGAAGGGTGGGGGGACAATTCCtgtgcctgggttcacaagttcagagcaaacattttcaaagttataaaataAAACTTACCTCTCTTCTTATAGCCTGGGATACAGACATTGCAAGCGAGATTATTGcaggcagcaacttacaagcatttcacagAGTCAAAACACCCAATGTCTTATAAGAATGTAATACCTCTTTTGAGCAAAACTACCATACAGGTGAAGTGGTCTGGTCttcagctatgagtttgtcagttcttagctaaagcctgcagcctggaaaaaagctggtatctggcctgccagcatcaccaGGGGTGCAGGGGTTTTGTGTGCGCAGCCCCAGTAGGGCACAGATAGGTCCGGCAGCACCATTCTGTGGCAGCAGTCAGAGGACTGCTAGGCTCTTCGGTCAGCCATGTTGCTTTCTCTTTGCAGGTGCCTGGACAGCCCGATGGCTGAGCCAGCCGGGCCCTGGGTGCGGGCATTAGAGGTGCTGGCTCTGCTTTAGGAGTTGGCCTGCTCTGCTACAGAGATGGGGCTCTGGCACAGGGTGGGGTTCGGAGACTTGGGGCCTCTCTCTAGCAGGGGGATGGGGACACACGAGCCTGACTTTGTTATTGGTCCTGCAGGGCTCAAGTGGGGTTCCCCTCCATTTGTGGTGGTGTCTCCCAGGGTCTGGCTTATTTCTCCCCACCATCCAGCTGACTGTCCTAGCTTGTCTTAGAGCAGCCATCTTGGCACTGGAGAGGAGAGGCTAAAGCTCTCCGGTGTCTTGGTTTCCAGGGGCAGGCCAGGAGGGGGGAATGTTTGTTCACACCCGGTCTTATGAGGACCTGACAAGCCCCGAGGATGGAGACGTTGCGTCCAGGAGCCCTGAGGAAGGGCGAGGGGACCAGGCAGACCAGACCAGCATGGCACATATCAGCAAGGACTTcagtgagctcagcacacagctgACGGGCATGGCATTAGACCTGGAGGAGGAGATGAGGCTGAGCCAGGAGAACGAGATGGATCTTTCACCACAGACGGCCCGGAGGGACTCAGCACGGTCAGAGAAGGAGGATGAGGACGTGACCATGGAGGCCTGGCGCATGCATCAGAAGCATGTGTTCGTGCTGAGCGAGGCGGGCAAGCCGGTGTATTCCCGCTACGGCTCAGAGGAGGCGCTGTCCAGCACCATGGGAGTGATGATGGCCCTGGTGTCCTTCCTGGAGGCAGAGAAGAATGCCATCAGGTCTATCCATGCAGGTACCATTGCAGGCAGGGGCCACTTGAGGGCACATGCTGCCTCGGGGGGTATTAGCTGGATCTTAGACGTGATGCTCCGCTGACGACCGCTGCACAGAGTGGCTGGAGCACCAGCTTGGACAGGAGCTCACTGCTgtcctgggagcagggcaggcgcTGGGCCCAGCCTCCAGCTGCACACACAGCTGCCTGATTTGCAAGTGCAGTTACCACAGCTGCATGTGTGAATCCAGTCATCTGCTGTTGGTGAGTGCTTTGAATGTGCGTGCAAATTGGGGGCATTGTGAGATGGTTACAGAGGGAGGCAGATGAGGAGACCAGGGGCCTGTGTGTTGGTGTCTCCCTGGAAAGGGCATATGAAAGCCCGTGGCTCTGACACAGTGCAGGGGAAGTGCTGGGTTTCCCTTCCCTAGCGAGGTCCAGGAGCACTGGGTTGCTGGAGGAGCCTACCCTCAGTGTCCACCTCACTGCAAGGCAGCCATCCTTGCTTCTCAGGCCTGACTGACACTGAAAATGTAGGTTGATTAGCTGCAAAGAGATGGTAGCTAAGTCTTCCATTGGCCTAGAtgcgtctacaccaggggttaggtcgtcATAGCTATGGTGCTTCCCATAGTTACgacaacctaacccctggtgtagatgcagctaggccAACAGAAGACCTACCCACcatcactcagggaggtggtgttcctactcCCATCAATTGGTGTAGGCTGTGCCTGTGCTACGGGGTTGTGCCGGCATAGCTATGACAACGTAGCTCTGACACTGTAGTGCCTGTAGCACAGACATGGCCTCATTCGCTGACCCTCCGGAGCCACGAGAGCTCCCTGGTATTTTCCAGCGGTGTGCTGCCCTGGGCTGATGTgtccctctctcttcctcctgtgcCGAGCAGATGGCTACAAGGTGGTCTTTGTGCGCCGGAGCCCCCTGGTGCTGGTGGCCATGGCCCGGACGCGGCAGTCGGAGCAGGAGATCGCCCATGAGCTCCTCTACATCTACTACCAGATCCTCAGCCTGGTCACCTGGACCCAGCTCAACCACATCTTCCAGCAGAAGCAGAACTATGACCTGCGCAGGCTGCTGGCGGGCTCTGAGCGCATCACCGACAACTTGCTGGACCTGATGGCTCGGGACCCCAGCTTCCTGATGGGTGCCGCGCGCAGCCTGCcgatggcagcagggctcagagacACCGTGAGCACCTGCCTCCAGCAGGCCAAGGCCAAAAGCCTGGTGTTCTCCATCCTGCTGTCCAGGAACCAGCTGGTGTCTCTGGTGAGGAGAAAGGACCAGTTCCTGCACCCCATTGACCTGCATTTACTCTTCAACCTCataagctcctcctcctccttccgtgAGGGTGAGGCCTGGACTCCCATCTGCCTACCCAAGTTCAACTCCAGTGGCTTCTTCCATGCCCACATCTCATACTTGGAGCAGGACCTGTGTCTGCTCCTGGTCTCCACCGACCGTGAGGACTTCTTCACCATTTCCGACTGCAAGCGCCGCTTCCAGGAGCGCCTGCGGAAGCGTGGCGTGTCCCATGCCTTGCTGGAGGCACTGCGCACCCCCTTCTACAGCGTCTCCCAGGTGGGGATCCCAGACCTACGACACTTCATCTACAAATCCAAGAGCTCAGGGCTCTTCACCAGGTGAGTCGAGGCAGGCATAGTCTCCATCACCAGACACGGAACTGAGGGGAGGGCGCACGGCTGGGATGAGtccctggggctgctctgtgcCCATCAGAGCACAGGGGTAGCtcccagctgtggccatgccaaTCAGTACCAGCCAGGGGTGCTTCCCTGCCTGCCAGATCCTGGGGTGCCCCAGAGCCACCACTTGTGCTTACAGCTGCCCTTATATTAGAGCCACACGCGGCACCTCGTGCACCAAAGGGCAAGTCAGGGACACACGAAGCCCTGGGGTGTGTCATTGTGGGGTAGAGTGGATCTCTCCCAGGTGTGCCCTGAGtagtgggctgtggggggcatTCAGTGCAGAGGGGATCCCTGCAGGCCTGgcacagggctccagggtggcagctcCAAGGGGGTGCCCAGCAGCCAGAGTCAGGGAGCTCATGAAGTAGCTTCCCCACCCTGACAGTGATTGGTGCTCGGGAGAAGACACCCACCGCACCAGCCTAGGTGCCTCATGTTCCCACTGCTGCTCCCACCagtgcagcttcctgctgccggCCAAGGTAGGCcaggctccaggcagctggtGCCAGTGGGTCTAGACCCTGTCTGCACTAGtgctcccagcactgctccagctCGGGGAGCTGCGTCACTGGTGACATGATGGGAGGGGGAACATCCAGCCAGGCTGCAGTGTATGACTCCAACTGCAGCCGCCTTCCTAATGGATTGCTCTGGAGGGCTCACTTACTCCCATCCCCCAGACCCGTGC
Proteins encoded:
- the MON1A gene encoding vacuolar fusion protein MON1 homolog A, with the protein product MAADVHKKKGWEVPNGSLVPTDGQPMERSESPTPGLVQGTEPGAGQEGGMFVHTRSYEDLTSPEDGDVASRSPEEGRGDQADQTSMAHISKDFSELSTQLTGMALDLEEEMRLSQENEMDLSPQTARRDSARSEKEDEDVTMEAWRMHQKHVFVLSEAGKPVYSRYGSEEALSSTMGVMMALVSFLEAEKNAIRSIHADGYKVVFVRRSPLVLVAMARTRQSEQEIAHELLYIYYQILSLVTWTQLNHIFQQKQNYDLRRLLAGSERITDNLLDLMARDPSFLMGAARSLPMAAGLRDTVSTCLQQAKAKSLVFSILLSRNQLVSLVRRKDQFLHPIDLHLLFNLISSSSSFREGEAWTPICLPKFNSSGFFHAHISYLEQDLCLLLVSTDREDFFTISDCKRRFQERLRKRGVSHALLEALRTPFYSVSQVGIPDLRHFIYKSKSSGLFTSPEIEAPYVSEEEKQRLLELYQYLHSRAHNSSRPLKNIYFTGPSENLLAWVTSAFELYMCYSPLGTKAAAVSAVNKLMKWIRREEDRLFILTPQTY